The following are encoded together in the Panthera leo isolate Ple1 chromosome B4, P.leo_Ple1_pat1.1, whole genome shotgun sequence genome:
- the ANKRD54 gene encoding ankyrin repeat domain-containing protein 54 isoform X1: MAAAAGGADDEPRSGRSSSDGECAVAPEPLTGPEGLFSFADFGSALGGGAGLPGRASGGAQSPLRYLHVLWQQDAEPRDELRCKIPAGRLRRAARPHRRLGPTGKEVHALKRLRDSANANDVETVQQLLEDGTDPCAADDKGRTALHFASCNGNDQIVQLLLDHGADPNQRDGLGNTPLHLAACTNHVPVITTLLRGGARVDALDRAGRTPLHLAKSKLNILQEGHSQCLEAVRLEVKQIIQMLREYLERLGRHEQRERLDDLCTRLQMTSTREQVDEVTDLLASFTSLSLQMQNTEKR; encoded by the exons ATGGCAGCCGCCGCCGGGGGCGCGGACGACGAGCCGCGCTCCGGCCGCTCGAGCTCGGATGGGGAGTGCGCCGTGGCCCCGGAGCCGCTGACGGGCCCCGAGGGCCTCTTCTCCTTCGCGGACTTCGGGTCTGCTTTGGGCGGCGGCGCGGGCCTCCCCGGCCGGGCGTCTGGCGGGGCCCAGTCCCCGCTGCGCTACCTGCACGTCCTGTGGCAGCAGGACGCGGAGCCCCGCGATGAGCTGCGCTGTAAGATCCCTGCCGGCCGGCTGAGACGCGCCGCCAGGCCCCACCGCCGGCTCGGGCCCACTGGCAAGGAGGTGCACG CTCTGAAGAGGCTGAGGGACTCGGCCAATGCCAACGACGTGGAAACAG TGCAGCAGCTGCTGGAAGATGGCACGGATCCCTGTGCAGCTGATGACAAGGGCCGCACAGCTCTGCACTTTGCCTCCTGCAATGGCAACGACCAGATCG TACAGCTGCTCCTGGACCACGGGGCTGATCCCAACCAGCGAGATGGGCTGGGGAACACACCGCTGCACCTGG CGGCCTGCACCAACCATGTCCCCGTCATCACTACACTGCTGCGAGGAG GGGCCCGTGTGGATGCCTTGGACCGAGCTGGCCGCACGCCCCTGCACCTGGCCAAGTCAAAGCTGAACATCCTGCAGGAGGGCCACTCCCAGTGCCTGGAGGCTGTGCGGCTGGAGGTGAAGCAG ATCATCCAGATGCTGAGGGAGTACCTGGAGCGCCTGGGGCGGCACGAGCAGCGGGAACGGCTGGACGACCTCTGCACCCGCCTGCAGATGACGAGCACCAGAGAGCAG GTGGATGAGGTGACCGACCTCCTGGCCAGCTTCACGTCCCTCAGCTTGCAGATGCAGAACACGGAGAAGAGGTAG
- the ANKRD54 gene encoding ankyrin repeat domain-containing protein 54 isoform X2 has translation MPTTWKQQLLEDGTDPCAADDKGRTALHFASCNGNDQIVQLLLDHGADPNQRDGLGNTPLHLAACTNHVPVITTLLRGGARVDALDRAGRTPLHLAKSKLNILQEGHSQCLEAVRLEVKQIIQMLREYLERLGRHEQRERLDDLCTRLQMTSTREQVDEVTDLLASFTSLSLQMQNTEKR, from the exons ATGCCAACGACGTGGAAACAG CAGCTGCTGGAAGATGGCACGGATCCCTGTGCAGCTGATGACAAGGGCCGCACAGCTCTGCACTTTGCCTCCTGCAATGGCAACGACCAGATCG TACAGCTGCTCCTGGACCACGGGGCTGATCCCAACCAGCGAGATGGGCTGGGGAACACACCGCTGCACCTGG CGGCCTGCACCAACCATGTCCCCGTCATCACTACACTGCTGCGAGGAG GGGCCCGTGTGGATGCCTTGGACCGAGCTGGCCGCACGCCCCTGCACCTGGCCAAGTCAAAGCTGAACATCCTGCAGGAGGGCCACTCCCAGTGCCTGGAGGCTGTGCGGCTGGAGGTGAAGCAG ATCATCCAGATGCTGAGGGAGTACCTGGAGCGCCTGGGGCGGCACGAGCAGCGGGAACGGCTGGACGACCTCTGCACCCGCCTGCAGATGACGAGCACCAGAGAGCAG GTGGATGAGGTGACCGACCTCCTGGCCAGCTTCACGTCCCTCAGCTTGCAGATGCAGAACACGGAGAAGAGGTAG